The segment ATCCATGAGCTCAATCATGGACTTGTCGATGATTTCGGTCGGTACCTTGTCCCAGCCCATCTCCTCCAAACCGTATTGCTCGACGTCTTTTACCATAACGTCCCCCTTTCACCTGGGTTGTCAGTGGCTCCATGCTTGCCGAGCACGCTCAAACGGACAACTGGCAGTACGATGCAGCTGTCTGCGGGTGGGGAAGCGGCGCGCGCAGACGTTACGCCACGGGTGACAGATGCATGCAAATGACGATATCTGGCAATACGTCGCGCCGTCCTGAGCGAGCGCAAGCGAGTCGAAGGACGACGAGGGCTTACCTCAAACGCGTGAACAGGGCTACGTCCCCCTGTTCACGCGGCACTCCTGTCCTTTCGGGATTCGCCATTATTTGGTTGATGCCGATATCGGGATTCGCCATAATAGGGCCAATACCGATATCGGGATTCGCCATTGGAGGCAAAGATGCATCGTAACGCCATGGCTAGACTTATCGCATGGAAAGATGACCTTCGCAGAAAGCCGCTCATCATCAACGGGGCAAGGCAGGTAGGGAAGACTTGGCTTGCGTTGGAATTCGGGAAGACTCATTTTGAGCAAGTCGCCCATGTAGTCTTTCTGGACAACGAGGAGATGCAGCGCGCTTTTGAAAGAAGCCTTGACCCAGATCGGTTGCTCACTATCATCGGTGCCGCGACAGGCACGAACCCACAATCGGGAGACGTCCTCGTCTTTCTGGATGAAATCCAAGAATGCCCCCGGGCGCTGACATCCCTCAAGCGCTTCTGCGAGGAAAGACCCGAGATTCCCGTTATCGCTGCGGGCTCCCTCCTTGGACTTGCCCTCAATCGTGCAACGGACACAGCTCCCAATGGAGCCTCCTGGCCTGTAGGCAAAGTAAACTACCTTGACTTGCATCCAATGGCATTCGACGAGTACCTCGAAGCTCTGGGACAGGGGCAGTTCGCGGACATCCTCAGGTCAGGCGATATGGAGATGGCAGACGCCTTTCACGAGCGTCTCGAAGAACATCTGAAGACATACATGTACGTGGGGGGAATGCCCGAGGCTGTTACGGAGTACGTGGAAAGCGGAGATTTCGAACGCGTGCGTCAAGTGCAGACAGAGCTCATCAACGGATACGAACGCGACTTTGCAAAGCACGTGCCCAACCCAACCACGACCGAGCGAATCAGGCAAACGTGGAAATCAGTCCCCAGACAACTTGCCCGTGAAAGCGACATGAAGCGCTTTACCTATGCAGCGATAGAGGAGCATGCGCGCGGCCGTGACTATCGTGATGCAGTAGCATGGCTCATCGACGCCGGACTCGTGACGAAAGTCGAGCGCATATCGAAACCGGGAATACCCTTGGCAGGATATGCGGACAGCTCCTATTTCAAGCTCTACCTTCTCGACATCGGATTGCTGGGTGCAATGACCTCGCTTGACGCGAGCTCCATCATCATGGGGAACAAGCTATTCACAGAGTACAAGGGTGCTTACGCAGAGCAGTACGTCTGCCAACAGCTCGTGTCAACCAATTCGTGTGTCCCCTATTATTGGTCGGCAGATGGGAAGAACAAAAAGGGCGAAGTAGACTTCGTCGTGCAGAATGGTGCTTCGGTTTTGCCAGTCGAAGTCAAGGCCGAGGAAAACGTCAGGGGCTCAAGCATCGCCAACTTCGCAAAACGCTATGACATACAGAAATCCGTACGCTTCTCTGCTAAACCTTATAAAGACCAGGGCTGGCTTGTCAACGTCCCCTTGAACATGGCGGAATTTCTGTTCAAGGTGCCCGCCTTGCGTGATGGTGCCATGTAAAAGCCATGCCACTCCTGGGACATATGCTATATAGAACACATGTTCGCTTTCGTGTATACTCGTATGCCTGACCTTGATGGCTCACGGCAGGCGGAAAGGAGACAGCATGGCGCAACGCTCGGCACGGCAGATGAGCGTCGACGAGCTGCGCACGCAGATCTCCCAGCGCCTGCGCTCCAATGCCGCCTTTAGCAAAACCGTCTACCAAGACCAGCCCATCATCATGACGGGTAGCCAGCTCAAGAGCTTCGTGCCGGATGCCATCCGCGAGGCCCGCCAGCTCGCGAAGCAGGGTTACGCACGTAATCTCAGCGTCGTCGACGTCTTTTACGAGCAAGCGCGGCTCCTTGCCGGTTACGAGGACGACTTCGAATTCATCGGCACGTTTTCGCATTACTACCCCAGCTACGAGGACATGAGCAACGAGCAGC is part of the Coriobacteriia bacterium genome and harbors:
- a CDS encoding ATPase produces the protein MHRNAMARLIAWKDDLRRKPLIINGARQVGKTWLALEFGKTHFEQVAHVVFLDNEEMQRAFERSLDPDRLLTIIGAATGTNPQSGDVLVFLDEIQECPRALTSLKRFCEERPEIPVIAAGSLLGLALNRATDTAPNGASWPVGKVNYLDLHPMAFDEYLEALGQGQFADILRSGDMEMADAFHERLEEHLKTYMYVGGMPEAVTEYVESGDFERVRQVQTELINGYERDFAKHVPNPTTTERIRQTWKSVPRQLARESDMKRFTYAAIEEHARGRDYRDAVAWLIDAGLVTKVERISKPGIPLAGYADSSYFKLYLLDIGLLGAMTSLDASSIIMGNKLFTEYKGAYAEQYVCQQLVSTNSCVPYYWSADGKNKKGEVDFVVQNGASVLPVEVKAEENVRGSSIANFAKRYDIQKSVRFSAKPYKDQGWLVNVPLNMAEFLFKVPALRDGAM